From a single Pelmatolapia mariae isolate MD_Pm_ZW linkage group LG20, Pm_UMD_F_2, whole genome shotgun sequence genomic region:
- the LOC134619212 gene encoding protein asteroid homolog 1-like, protein MEVSTLKKMIDDLFLCEEVKVEKTSIIIDGAALYYCLYYTSHPKLDQRCGGDYPRFKDEVCNFLKTLQDCEVTPYVILDGGSGPEKREHLLSRLNNKLKKAKTVAESEPDIVPKGCNVLPPLVKDVFIEILKEKGIEFKQCLGEADPEIFSAANQKQCAVLSIDKDFYIYDVHKGFLNLDNFEWKSKEDGKIPAKLYTRSKFCEHFKLDPALMPVFASIAGNDYSRLEDKGSFARESSSPGVYSIKRLDGMLSFLSNVNLDGLNDSQKRERALSKALNHVGKKENKTFKLAIQKYVQPEKPSSTLPSLVHKKVESGELTTFVINVVDQKTILLTPLVEDFSQRSSYTAAYRIRQYFYGLLTGGQMCTEYDRDGKEIKDKRVPSILLSSDEQKQLGLQHLHKAPEGLRRRVFEEALQVQTSALENIPDQLKLPVCVTVFWFKRLQHHPKPETVHCLHALLLGFVFDPNSPEDEFERKMKALKDECVSNWQPRVAHAFSQWQCCMRQSLHLNQLLCSPLPEPQCARVKFLGVQISDDLSWNLNTTTIMSKAQQRLHFLRKLKKASLPPAIFTSFYQASFESVLCCYITIWYGNCTFAEKKSLQQIVRTQR, encoded by the exons ATGGAGGTTTCAACGTTAAAGAAAATGATAGATGATTTGTTTCTCTGCGAAGAggttaaagtagaaaaaacaaGTATTATCATTGATGGTGCAGCTCTGTACTATTGTTTGTATTATACGTCTCATCCAAAGCTGGACCAGCGCTGTGGAGGAGATTATCCTAGATTCAAAGATGAGGTCTGTAACTTCTTAAAGACTCTGCAGGACTGTGAAGTCACTCCGTACGTCATCTTGGATGGAGGCTCGGGGCCTGAGAAGCGTGAACATCTTTTGTCTCGTCTaaataataaactgaaaaaagcaAAGACAGTAGCAGAGAGTGAGCCTGACATTGTACCAAAAGGATGTAACGTCTTACCACCTCTGGTCAAAGATGTCTTCATAGAAATCTTGAAGGAGAAAGGCATAGAGTTTAAACAGTGTTTAGGAGAGGCAGACCCTGAGATTTTTTCTGCTGCAAATCAGAAACAATGTGCTGTGCTGTCCATTGACAAGGATTTTTATATCTATGATGTGCACAAAGGTTTCCTTAATCTTGACAACTTTGAGTGGAAAAGCAAAGAGGATGGCAAAATTCCTGCTAAGCTCTACACACGTTCAAAGTTTTGTGAGCATTTCAAATTGGACCCTGCTCTCATGCCAGTCTTTGCTTCAATAGCAGGAAATGATTATTCAAGATTAGAAGATAAAGGTAGTTTTGCAAGAGAATCATCTTCACCTGGTGTGTACAGCATTAAAAGACTGGATGGTATGCTCAGCTTTTTAAGTAACGTGAATCTGGACGGTTTGAACGACTCACAGAAGAGAGAACGTGCTCTGAGTAAAGCTTTAAATCATGTTggtaaaaaagagaacaaaacattCAAACTCGCCATTCAAAAATATGTTCAACCAGAAAAACCAAGTTCTACATTGCCATCATTGGTGCATAAAAAAGTTGAGAGTGGAGAACTCACCACTTTCGTCATAAATGTTGTGGATCAGAAGACTATTCTGCTGACACCACTTGTGGAGGACTTTTCACAGCGCAGTAGTTACACAGCTGCTTACCGCATCAGGCAGTACTTCTATGGACTGTTAACAGGAGGTCAGATGTGCACAGAATATGACAGGGATGGAAAAGAGATCAAAGACAAGCGAGTCCCATCCATACTCCTCAGCAGTGATGAACAGAAACAACTGGGACTACAGCACCTGCATAAG GCTCCTGAGGGTTTGCGTCGCAGGGTGTTTGAAGAAGCTCTGCAGGTTCAGACTTCAGCCTTAGAAAACATCCCCGACCAGCTGAAGCTGCCAgtctgtgtgactgttttctgGTTCAAGAGGCTACAACACCACCCAAAACCTGAAACTGTCCACTGCCTCCACGCCCTCCTGCTGGGGTTTGTGTTTGACCCCAATAGTCCAG AGGACGAGTTTGAGAGGAAGATGAAAGCTTTAAAGGATGAATGTGTAAGTAACTGGCAGCCCCGTGTGGCTCATGCTTTTAGCCAATGGCAGTGCTGCATGAGGCAGAGCCTCCACCTGAACCAGCTGCTGTGTTCCCCTCTACCAGAACCTCAGTGTGCCCG TGTGAAGTTCCTGGGTGTGCAAATATCAGATGACCTCTCCTGGAACCtgaacaccaccaccatcatgagCAAAGCCCAACAACGTCTTCACTTTCTTAGAAAACTGAAGAAGGCCAGTCTCCCTCCTGCCATCTTCACATCATTTTACCAGGCAAGCTTTGAGAGCGTCCTCTGCTGCTACATCACTATCTGGTACGGGAACTgcacttttgctgaaaagaagtctctgcagcAGATAGTGAGGACACAGAGATGA